The Hymenobacter baengnokdamensis genome includes a region encoding these proteins:
- a CDS encoding histone deacetylase family protein: MHIAFAADYVLPLPPGHRFPMLKYELLPEQLLHEGTATASDFFVPVPPPLADVLLTHEADYVQRLLHGQLTRPEERASGFPWSPALARRELILLGGTIGCAQRVLAAGGGVALNIAGGTHHAFAGRPEGFCLLNDQAVAANWLLAHEPTRVRQILIIDLDVHQGNGTAAIFRHEPRVFTFSMHGARNFPGRKEVSDLDLPLADGTGDAVYLARLADVLPRLLDEQVRPDFVFYLSGVDVLATDKLGYLALTREGCRRRDELVLAACHQRELPVVVCMGGGYSEKIADIVEAHANTYRVAASLWD, translated from the coding sequence ATGCACATTGCTTTTGCTGCTGATTATGTGCTGCCGCTGCCGCCGGGCCATCGGTTTCCGATGCTAAAGTATGAGCTTTTACCTGAGCAGCTGCTACATGAGGGCACGGCTACTGCTTCCGATTTTTTTGTGCCCGTGCCGCCACCCCTGGCCGATGTGCTGCTGACGCACGAGGCCGACTATGTGCAGCGCTTGCTGCACGGCCAGCTGACGCGCCCCGAAGAGCGGGCCAGCGGCTTTCCGTGGTCGCCGGCGCTGGCCCGGCGCGAGCTGATACTGCTTGGGGGTACCATTGGCTGTGCGCAGCGGGTGCTGGCGGCGGGCGGGGGCGTGGCACTCAATATCGCCGGTGGTACGCACCACGCGTTTGCCGGCCGGCCCGAGGGGTTTTGCCTGCTCAACGACCAGGCCGTGGCGGCCAACTGGCTGCTGGCCCATGAGCCGACGCGGGTGCGCCAGATACTCATTATCGACCTTGATGTGCACCAGGGCAACGGCACGGCCGCTATTTTTCGGCACGAGCCGCGCGTATTTACGTTTTCAATGCACGGGGCCCGCAACTTCCCGGGCCGTAAAGAAGTGTCGGACCTCGACCTGCCGCTGGCCGATGGCACCGGCGATGCAGTATACCTTGCCCGGCTGGCCGATGTACTGCCGCGCCTGCTCGACGAGCAGGTACGGCCCGACTTTGTGTTTTACCTCAGCGGCGTCGATGTGCTGGCTACCGACAAGCTGGGCTACCTCGCCCTCACGCGGGAAGGCTGCCGCCGGCGCGATGAACTCGTGCTGGCCGCCTGCCACCAGCGCGAGCTGCCCGTAGTGGTATGCATGGGCGGCGGCTACTCCGAAAAAATAGCTGACATTGTGGAAGCCCACGCCAATACCTATCGCGTAGCCGCCAGCCTGTGGGATTGA
- the gltX gene encoding glutamate--tRNA ligase — translation MSNRPVRVRFAPSPTGPLHIGGVRTALYNYLLARKLGGTMILRIEDTDQNRFVPGAEDYIRESLEWVGIELDESPWKGGPHAPYRQSERKPMYREYADQLIRDGYAYYAFDTPEELDVMRERLQAAKVPNPQYNSITRAQMRNSLTLPEDEVKQLLESGAPYVIRLKVPRKEEVRFQDMIRGWVVVHSSAIDDKVLMKSDGMPTYHLANIVDDHLMDISHVIRGEEWLPSAPLHVLLYRYLGWEKTMPQFAHLPLLLKPDGTGKLSKRDGDRLGFPVFALEWRGTDAETGEPTLSKGYREEGYLPEALVNFLAFLGWNPGTAQEIFSMQELIEAFSIERVSKSPAKFDQAKVKWFNEHYLRAKSDAKLAPYLLQALAEHDIACDRAKAEQIVGVMKERVSFPHDFWQEAKYFFDAPMEYDPAVVAKKWNPQVSAALLAYADALPANSEPSANAEVLKALFNQTMEAQALKPGQVLQALRVAVTGAAAGPDLFETLAILGSGEVAGRLRMAVERLG, via the coding sequence ATGAGTAACCGACCTGTCCGGGTGCGCTTTGCCCCTTCGCCCACCGGGCCGCTGCACATTGGCGGCGTCCGCACGGCGCTCTACAACTACCTGCTGGCCCGCAAGCTGGGCGGCACCATGATACTGCGCATCGAGGATACCGACCAGAATCGGTTTGTGCCCGGCGCCGAAGACTACATCCGCGAGAGCCTCGAATGGGTAGGCATTGAGCTGGATGAAAGCCCCTGGAAGGGCGGCCCGCACGCGCCCTACCGCCAGAGCGAGCGCAAGCCCATGTACCGCGAATACGCCGACCAGCTTATCCGCGATGGCTACGCCTACTACGCCTTCGACACCCCCGAGGAGCTGGACGTGATGCGCGAGCGCCTGCAGGCTGCCAAGGTGCCCAACCCGCAATACAACAGCATCACGCGCGCCCAAATGCGCAACTCGCTCACCCTGCCCGAAGACGAGGTAAAGCAGCTGCTGGAAAGCGGCGCGCCCTACGTTATTCGCCTCAAGGTGCCGCGTAAGGAGGAAGTGCGCTTTCAGGATATGATTCGGGGCTGGGTGGTGGTGCACTCGTCGGCCATCGACGACAAGGTGCTGATGAAGTCGGATGGCATGCCTACCTACCACCTGGCCAATATTGTGGATGACCACCTGATGGACATCTCGCACGTTATCAGGGGCGAAGAGTGGCTGCCCTCGGCCCCGTTGCACGTGCTGCTGTACCGCTACCTGGGCTGGGAAAAGACCATGCCGCAGTTTGCCCACCTGCCGCTGCTGCTCAAGCCCGACGGCACCGGCAAGCTCAGCAAGCGCGACGGCGACCGCCTGGGCTTCCCGGTATTCGCTCTGGAGTGGCGCGGCACCGACGCCGAAACCGGCGAGCCGACCCTCAGCAAAGGCTACCGCGAGGAAGGCTACCTGCCCGAGGCGCTGGTCAATTTTCTGGCCTTCCTGGGCTGGAACCCCGGCACAGCGCAGGAGATTTTCTCGATGCAGGAGCTGATTGAGGCCTTTTCGATTGAGCGCGTGAGCAAGTCGCCCGCCAAGTTTGACCAGGCGAAGGTAAAGTGGTTCAACGAGCATTACCTGCGGGCCAAGTCCGACGCCAAGCTGGCACCTTATCTGCTGCAAGCATTAGCCGAGCACGATATTGCCTGCGACCGGGCCAAAGCCGAGCAGATTGTGGGCGTGATGAAAGAGCGCGTCAGCTTCCCGCACGATTTCTGGCAGGAAGCCAAGTACTTCTTCGATGCTCCGATGGAGTATGACCCGGCGGTGGTAGCCAAAAAGTGGAACCCGCAGGTGAGTGCTGCCCTCCTTGCCTATGCCGATGCACTGCCCGCCAACTCGGAGCCCAGCGCCAATGCGGAGGTGCTGAAGGCATTATTTAACCAGACGATGGAAGCCCAGGCGCTGAAGCCCGGCCAGGTGTTGCAGGCCCTGCGCGTAGCCGTGACCGGCGCCGCCGCTGGACCCGACCTGTTCGAAACGCTGGCAATTCTGGGTAGCGGCGAGGTAGCCGGCCGCTTGCGCATGGCCGTGGAGCGCTTGGGATAA
- a CDS encoding TIGR00266 family protein — translation MRSHDVDYRILGSDIQVLEVELDPQETVIAEAGAMVYMEEAIAFETKMGDGSTPDQGLLGKLFSAGTRLITGESLFMTHFTNRGNYGKCRVAFSAPYPGTIIPVDLSTLPNGLIVERSGFLAAARGTQISVHFNQRLGAGFFGGEGFILQKLTGDGKAFVHAGGTIIEKQLHNELLRVDTGCIVAFEPGIEFSVARAGGLKSMIFGGEGLLLATLRGTGRVWIQSMPVKKLIQALAPWGGNAKKESGTVLGGLFGSLLDE, via the coding sequence GTGCGCTCCCACGACGTTGACTACCGTATTCTTGGCTCCGATATTCAAGTGCTCGAAGTAGAGCTGGACCCGCAGGAAACCGTTATCGCCGAAGCCGGCGCCATGGTGTACATGGAGGAAGCGATTGCCTTTGAAACCAAGATGGGCGACGGCTCAACGCCTGACCAGGGCTTGCTGGGTAAGCTGTTTTCGGCGGGTACCCGGCTCATCACGGGCGAAAGCTTGTTTATGACCCATTTTACGAACCGTGGCAACTATGGCAAGTGCCGGGTTGCTTTTTCGGCCCCTTATCCGGGCACTATTATTCCCGTCGACCTGAGTACCCTACCCAATGGCCTCATTGTGGAGCGGAGCGGCTTTCTGGCCGCTGCCCGGGGTACTCAAATCAGCGTGCATTTCAACCAGCGGCTGGGCGCGGGCTTTTTTGGCGGCGAAGGCTTTATCCTGCAAAAGCTCACCGGCGATGGCAAAGCCTTCGTGCATGCCGGCGGCACCATCATCGAGAAGCAGCTTCACAACGAGCTGCTGCGCGTTGACACGGGCTGCATCGTCGCCTTTGAGCCCGGCATCGAGTTCAGCGTGGCCCGCGCCGGGGGCTTAAAGTCGATGATATTCGGGGGTGAAGGGCTGCTGCTGGCGACGCTACGCGGCACGGGCCGCGTCTGGATTCAGTCAATGCCCGTCAAAAAGCTCATTCAGGCCCTGGCTCCCTGGGGTGGCAATGCCAAAAAAGAAAGCGGCACCGTATTGGGCGGCCTCTTCGGCAGCCTGCTCGACGAATAA
- a CDS encoding RidA family protein produces MSHQVILTDQAPAPIGPYSQAIKAGSTVYVSGQIPLSAAGQLVGEGDVAAQTHQVLQNLTAVLKAAGLALTDVVKCSIFVKDLSNFGTINQIYGTYFDEATAPARETVEVSRLPRDVEVEISCIAVG; encoded by the coding sequence ATGTCTCACCAAGTTATCCTCACCGACCAGGCGCCCGCGCCTATTGGCCCTTACAGCCAGGCTATTAAAGCCGGCAGCACCGTGTATGTATCGGGCCAGATACCACTAAGCGCCGCCGGCCAGCTCGTGGGCGAAGGCGACGTAGCCGCCCAAACCCACCAGGTGCTGCAAAATCTCACGGCCGTGCTAAAAGCCGCCGGGCTGGCGCTCACCGACGTAGTAAAGTGCTCCATCTTCGTAAAAGACCTGAGTAACTTCGGCACTATCAACCAGATATACGGCACGTATTTCGACGAAGCCACCGCCCCGGCCCGCGAAACCGTAGAAGTGAGCCGCCTGCCGCGCGACGTAGAGGTGGAAATCTCCTGCATCGCGGTAGGGTAG
- a CDS encoding CsbD family protein, whose amino-acid sequence MDLNNNNLNDQTELRARGDWNQIKGAAKQKWGNLTDDDLTYQEGKQDEWFGQLQQKTGHAIDDIKSWFHNTFSSDSNTNTTNTSNQNRS is encoded by the coding sequence ATGGACCTCAACAATAATAACCTCAACGACCAGACTGAGCTGCGCGCTCGTGGCGACTGGAACCAGATTAAAGGGGCTGCCAAGCAGAAGTGGGGCAACCTCACCGACGACGACCTGACCTACCAAGAAGGCAAGCAGGACGAGTGGTTCGGCCAGCTCCAGCAGAAAACCGGCCACGCCATCGACGACATCAAGAGCTGGTTTCACAACACCTTCAGCTCGGACAGCAATACGAACACCACCAACACGTCGAACCAGAACCGTAGCTAG